One Rosa chinensis cultivar Old Blush chromosome 5, RchiOBHm-V2, whole genome shotgun sequence genomic region harbors:
- the LOC112203962 gene encoding uncharacterized protein LOC112203962, whose amino-acid sequence MEQHRDRAAGGSVNSPPWFDGGCEKYTQWKIYMKSYLYAQDEHVWNIVENGWKTPIIPAKGEGLSVSIPKPQKDWTDVEVPDLQADFKAKNSIFTALSEREKLRISHCDTVKQAWDLLQTTYEGNKKVRAQKLQGLIYEFETMTMRDDETVDDFHGRILKITGQCRSLGAPFDEDKVVKKILKALSEKFHSKVTSIEDFFDIDEYPLDELIGNLKTYELRLKLEKKSKGVAFKAVKGKEEEDELLDLALLTKEFKKFLRNKSSSQSFNAPKKNFVNNDNNVKGNFGANKSGKIKCYECGGYGHISTDCGNRKHGNSNNKSLLSTWSDDEHQEVENVAFVSSLSLESESDEEFSDDETNVRCKQLYKASKATLIKNASLEDEIMLLKAKNEKLELKELKSTQEKFTKFEISSTTASRLFSSGKAHHDTLGLGYYGESSKGTHFVRESNSEVEKSDPTTQVIKDTITRVDKEPKSSQNVTHVRMNQMLPTDHTRYPTLKSFIPTCHYCGKLGHIRPRCNERHKSIPSGEEKLSVKSLHCELKEQKELINKLANLITKANMQNRDKPVWIRKDLNNHCSNHSDSTDTISDICLMTSVSTNNSPTYIEATCLVALTALADKRKDFWYVDSGCSRHMTGDKSWFISFEDESTTGSVTFGDGRKAKILARVTVNTPGIPNLKNVLYVEGLTANLISVSHLADDYEDVWFNKQRCVILDKKGENIMRGKRSSDNCYHIQSNESLNVQDCLSVRSAEETFEIWHRRLGHVNYQDLLKLSTKQCVRGLPALSGRTDKIYGVCKIGKQARSPHKIINAATTTRVLELLHMDLMGPAQTESIGGKKYILVIVDNFSRYTWVNFLRDKGETFESFKGLNQRIKIEKQSTNMCLVRVRSDNGTEFKNAAFANYFHELGVSHEFSAPITPQQNGIVERKNRVLLDMARVMLHSAGLSSNFWAEAISTACYTINRVFLRPGTVQTAYELWKGKKPNINHLRVFGSPCYILRDREQLGKFDARSDDGIFLGYSINSRAYRVYNKRTRIVMESINVSIDDYYTRQEEAFTDTSSPFSSESEDASATDDQKEDDDNIFEPAPQMKRGFKQVQKDHSRQDIIGQISDGLKTRSQAAPQGLSGYSEIKVMKKGM is encoded by the exons ATggaacaacatcgagatagggcTGCTGGTGGATCTGTTAATAGTCCTCCATGGTTTGATGGAGGATGTGAAAAGTACACTCAAtggaagatatacatgaaatcatacTTGTATGCGCAAGATGAACATGTATGGAACATTGTGGAAAATGGCTGGAAGACACCAATAATTCCAGCTAAAGGCGAGGGCTTATCAGTCTCTATTCCTAAGCCACAGAAGGACTGGACTGACGTAGAAGTACCTGATCTTCAAGCTGACTTCAAAGCAAAAAACAGCATTTTCACAGCTCTCTCTGAACGTGAAAAGCTGAGGATTAGTCACTGTGACACTGTAAAACAAGCTTGGGATCTGCTGCAGACTACAtatgaaggaaacaaaaaggtACGTGCACAAAAACTGCAAGGTCTGATTTATGAATTTGAAACTATGACCATGAGAGATGATGAAACCGTAGATGACTTTCATGGTAGAATTCTAAAGATTACTGGTCAATGTCGTAGTCTAGGTGCCccttttgatgaagataaggTTGTCAAGAAAATACTTAAAGCCTTATCAGAAAAGTTTCACTctaaagtcactagtattgaggaCTTTTTTGACATTGATGAATACCCTTTGGATGAACTCATTGGAAATCTAAAAACTTATGAACTAAGACTAAAACTTGAAAAGAAATCCAAAGGTGTGGCTTTCAAGGCTgtgaaagggaaagaagaggaagatgaactaCTTGATCTTGCTCTTCTGACCAAAGAGTTCAAAAAGTTTCTTAGAAATAAATCCTCCTCTCAAAGTTTCAATGCTCCCAAGAAAAATTTTGTTAACAATGATAACAACGTTAAAGGGAATTTTGGAGCAAATAAATCTGGGAAAATAAAATGCTATGAATGTGGTGGCTATGGCCATATTTCTACTGATTGTGGTAacaggaagcatggaaatagcAACAATAAATCCCTCCTCTCGACATGGAGTGATGATGAACATCAGGAGGTCGAAAATGTTGCCTTCGTGTCGTCTCTTTCACTTGAATCTGAAAGTGATGAAGAATTCTCAGATGATGAGACTAATGTCCGCTGCAAACAACTCTATAAAGCGTCAAAAGCCACATTAATAAAAAATGCAAGTTTGGAGGATGAAATTATGTTGCTGAAGGCTAAAAATGAGAAGTTGGAACTT AAAGAGCTGAAGTCCACTCAAGAGAAGTTCACAAAGTTTGAGATAAGCTCTACAACAGCATCTAGGTTGTTCAGCTCTGGAAAAGCCCACCATGATACATTAGGACTTGGATATtatggagaaagctccaaaggCACACACTTTGTGAGAGAGTCCAATTCGGAAGTGGAGAAAAGTGATCCAACCACCCAAGTCATCAAGGACACTATCACAAGGGTTGACAAGGAACCAAAATCTTCTCAGAATGTTACTCATGTAAGGATGAATCAGATGCTTCCAACTGATCATACCAGGTATCCAACTCTTAAGTCTTTTATTCCTACATGTCATTACTGTGGTAAATTAGGACATATCAGACCAAGATGTAATGAGAGACATAAGTCAATTCCATCTGGTGAGGAAAAGCTATCTGTAAAATCTTTACATTGTGAGCTTAAAGAGCAGAAAGAGCTTATCAACAAATTGGCTAACCTGATTACTAAAGCAAACATGCAAAATAGAGATAAACCTGTCTGGATTAGAAAGGACTTGAATAATCATTGTTCTAATCACTCTGATTCTACTGACACTATTAGTGATATATGTCTCATGACAAGTGTAAGTACAAATAATTCTCCAACATATATTGAAGCAACCTGCCTGGTAGCACTCACTGCCTTGGCAGACAAGAGGAAGGATTTCTGGTATGTGGACAGTGGTTGCTCCAGACACATGACTGGAGATAAATCTTGGTTCATCTCATTCGAAGATGAAAGCACTACTGGTTCAGTTACCTTTGGTGATGGAAGAAAAGCAAAAATTCTTGCACGAGTAACAGTCAATACTCCTGGAATTCCTAATCTAAAAAATGTTTTGTATGTAGAAGGTTTAACTGCCAATCTAATAAGTGTCAGTCACTTGGCTGATGATTATGAGGATGTTTGGTTCAACAAGCAAAGATGTGTGATTCTCGATAAAAAgggagaaaatattatgagaggTAAGAGATCTTCAGATAATTGTTATCACATTCAATCTAATGAATCTCTAAATGTACAGGATTGCTTGTCTGTGAGATCTGCGGAAGAAACCTTCGAAATATGGCACAGAAGATTAGGACATGTAAACTATCAGGATCTACTCAAATTATCCACTAAGCAGTGTGTCAGAGGTCTACCAGCACTAAGTGGTAGGACCGACAAGATATATGGAGTATGCAAAATCGGTAAGCAAGCAAGATCTCCTCATAAAATAATAAACGCTGCCACTACCACAAGAGTATTAGAACTGCTGCATATGGACCTTATGGGACCAGCTCAAACAGAAAGCATTGGAGGTAAGAAATACATACTTGTGATCGTTGATAATTTCTCCAGGTACACTTGGGTTAATTTCCTAAGAGACAAAGGTGAAACCTTTGAATCATTCAAGGGCTTAaatcaaagaataaaaattgaaaaacagtcCACAAACATGTGCTTAGTAAGAGTAAGGTCAGATAATGGAACTGAGTTTAAAAATGCTGCTTTTGCTAACTACTTTCATGAGTTAGGTGTTTCCCATGAGTTTTCAGCCCCGatcactccacaacaaaatggaataGTTGAGCGCAAAAATAGAGTGCTGTTGGACATGGCAAGGGTAATGCTGCATTCTGCTGGTCTAAGCTCGAACTTTTGGGCTGAGGCAATCAGTACTGCATGTTACACCATTAATAGAGTCTTCTTGAGACCTGGAACTGTCCAAACAGCTTATGAgctgtggaaaggtaagaaaccaAACATAAACCACCTTCGTGTGTTCGGAAGCCCTTGCTACATATTAAGAGATCGAGAGCAACTCGGAAAATTTGATGCTCGAAGCGATGATGGTATCTTCCTTGGATATTCTATTAATAGTCGGGCATATAGAGTCTATAACAAAAGAACCAGGATTGTTATGGAATCTATTAACGTGTCTATTGATGATTACTATACTAGACAAGAGGAAGCCTTTACCGATACATCATCTCCTTTCAGCTCAGAATCAGAAGACGCATCAGCTACTGATGACCAGAAAGAGGATGATGACAACATCTTCGAGCCAGCTCCTCAAATGAAAAGAGGGTTCAAGCAAGTACAAAAAGATCACTCTCGTCAAGATATTATTGGACAAATCTCAGATGGTCTCAAAACAAGAAGCCAAGCTGCTCCACAG GGACTAAGTGGATATTCAgaaataaaagtgatgaaaaAGGGAATGTAA